The following coding sequences lie in one Struthio camelus isolate bStrCam1 chromosome 32, bStrCam1.hap1, whole genome shotgun sequence genomic window:
- the LOC138063562 gene encoding uncharacterized protein — MFPSSDVTPGRMDMSQLRDTPGQVFSGSEVPQVRCFPPLMSSQIRRFLAPMSPKLDNPQLLVSPQVGRFPALMFPKLDDSLHQRHPRLDNSQLRCSQSWTIPSSGVTPGQTFSSSNVPNIRLFSAPMSPQVGCFPAFGDPQDERFPAPDGLNMRCFPAPGDPQGQTFPGFDVAPKSDVSQLPRSSTRVGCFPALMSPNIRCFLPPTSPQVRHLLSPLLSLFIGSGVPPGRTVVGSDIRFGVGQLLCPPRWTFAGAGAFGVCQFQYRLLLVSTSPNICHVWCPPAPGAAGRTLPIPTTPFAVHPSRFPSLSANFNVSQLRHFPVPKIASFGARLL; from the exons ATGTTTCCCAGCTCTGATGTCACCCCGGGTCGGATGGACATGTCCCAGCTCCGAGACACCCCAGGTCAGGTATTTTCCGGCTCCGAAGTCCCCCAGGTCAGATGTTTCCCACCTCTGATGTCATCCCAGATCAGACGATTCCTGGCTCCGATGTCCCCAAAGTTGGACAATCCCCAGCTCTTAGTGTCACCTCAGGTTGGACGTTTCCCAGCTCTGATGTTCCCGAAGTTGGATGATTCCCTGCACCAGCGTCACCCCAGGTTGGACAATTCCCAGCTCCGATGTTCCCAAAGTTGGACAATTCCCAGCTCCG GTGTCACGCCAGGTCAGACATTTTCCAGCTCCAATGTCCCCAACATCAGACTTTTCTCAGCTCCGATGTCACCCCAGGTCGGATGTTTCCCAGCTTTTGGGGACCCCCAGGACGAACGTTTCCCAGCTCCGGATGGCCTCAACATGAGATGTTTCCCTGCTCCAGGAGACCCCCAAGGTCAGACGTTTCCTGGTTTCGACGTTGCCCCGAAGTCGGACGTTTCCCAGCTCCCACGTTCCTCAACACGTGTTGGATGTTTCCCGGCTCTGATGTCCCCCAACATCAGATGTTTCCTGCCTCCGACGTCCCCCCAGGTCAGACATTTGCTGTCGCCGCTGCTGTCCTTGTTCATTGGCTCCGGTGTCCCCCCAGGTCGGACAGTTGTTGGCTCTGACATCCGCTTCGGTGTTGGTCAGCTCCTATGTCCCCCACGTTGGACGTTTGCCGGCGCCGGCGCTTTTGGTGTTTGCCAGTTCCAGTATCGGCTGCTTTTGGTGTCCACCAGCCCCAATATCTGCCACGTTTGGTGTCCACCAGCTCCAGGAGCCGCAGGTCGGACACTTCCCATCCCCACCACCCCATTTGCCGTCCATCCGTCCCGTTTTCCATCTCTGTCTGCCAACTTCAACGTCTCCCAGCTTAGACATTTCCCAGTGCCGAAAATCGCCAGTTTTGGTGCTCGCTTGCTCTGA